The following is a genomic window from Nitrospira sp..
GAGGTTGAGAGCCGAAGCTTGTCCGCAGCACTCTGAAGGACAATCAGTTTGGTGCTCAGTGTCGCGTAATCGGTCGACTTAGAGCTGAGGACACCCTTTTTTCCATTCAAGCTGTCGACCGGAAGGCGTGCCACCTTCACCAGTTGGTCTACAACCTGGCCGAAATCAAGTCCATTCCCCAGCCCGCCAAAGCTGATGGTCGCCATGTCTCGTGTCCCTCATGGGCTCAGGCCTGCTCTTCGAGCAAGATGCCCTTTGAGCTATTGAAGAATTTCGCCAGTTCAAGCACTTCTTTCGGCGGAAACTGGCGAATCACCTCTCCGGAGTCTTTCTCGACGACCTTTACAACCACGCGATCGGTCGAGTCGTCGATTTCGAACTTCAGATTCGTATCCTGTGCCTTAATATCTTCGCTGACCTTGGCCACCGCCCGTTCAAGGGTTGCCCGATCGATCGGGGCGGCTGGCTTGTTGTCGGTATCAGATTGCGTCCGTGCGGCAGTCGGCTGTTTGGCCGCTGCATGATCCGGTTCACCCCCGCGGGCGGGTGTGGTCAGGAGATCTGCTTTGCCGGTTACTGATGTAATCATGGCAGCCTCCGTGTGAACCTAGAGTAAGGGGCGGCCGCTCATGCCGAGCGGCCGCCTCCGTCAACTATTACCTCTGCAGCAAGGCCAGGGCCTGTTGCGGAAGGTTGTTGGCTTGAGCCAGCACCGAGATGCCGGTTTGCACCAGGATCTGATTCTTCGTGAATTGCGCCGTTTCATAGGCCACATCCGCGTCGCGGATGCGGGATTCTGCGGCGGTGAGGTTTTCACTCGTGACCTGCAGGTTCGCAATGGTCGCTTCGAACCGATTCTGGATCGATCCATATTCAGCGCGGGCGGTGGCGATCGCGCTGATCGCGTTATCGATATTGGCCAGCGCACTCGTGGCATTCGCCGACGTCGACACGTTCACTGAACTGATGCCCAGCGACGATGTCGTGATGTCGTTCAAATCCAGAGTTTGCGCATTGCCCGCTCCGCTCCGGAAGCCAATCGCGATGGAGAAACTGATCGTGCTGCCGCTGGTCAGCGCCTGGCCGTTGAATTCGGTGACTTGCGCGATACGATCGATTTCCGACCGCAACGCCACGAATTCCTGGTCAATGTACGACCGTTCCGTGTTGCCGACCGTGCCGCTGGCCGACTGCGAAGACAATTCGCGGAGCCGGGACAGAAGATTTCCGATGGTCGAGGCCGCGCCGTCGGCGATCTGCGTCAAGCTGATGCCGTCCGACGAGTTTCTGACCGCTTGATTGATGCTGCGGATCTGCGCTCGCAAGGATTCGGACAGTCCGAGTCCCGCGGCATCGTCCGCAGCTCGCGTGATCCGAAGGCCAGATGAGAGACGCTCGACCGAGCGCCCCAATTGGTTGGTGCTGACCGACAAATTTCGCTGGGCCGAAATCGATGCCGGGTTGTTGTTAATAATTAATGCCATGGATGCATCCTCCTTGCCGACTGCTGTGCTGTGCGTGCTTCGCTTCCGCGTCCATGCAGAAGCGTCTTACCCCGCTGCGCCTAGTGCGCGGTTGCATCCCTTATCGGAGGATACCCTTAAGACTTGAGAGGCCCGACACAACTGCAGTGAACGATACGCGCCGGCACAAACCGAACCCAATGAGCATCTCCATCCTCCTAGGGTTGCAACCTGGGCGCGATTTCATATTCAAGCAGATCCGCCATGCGAATGAAGTCTCGCTGTGCCCGCGCCTCCAGTAACGCCTGCGTCCAGGGAGTCATGGCGCGATCGGCCGGTGCCTTCGCCGGGCTGGATTCCACTAGCTCGAGATAGTCGGCGAGTTTGCCGAACCATGCATCCAGGGCCGTGAGACGTTCGTCTCCCATGCGGATCTGCGGGACGATCTCCTGCGCTTCCTTGTGGAGGAGGCCGGCAAAATGCTGAATCGTCGAGGCGGCGCCGCGCATCACGTC
Proteins encoded in this region:
- a CDS encoding hypothetical protein (Evidence 5 : Unknown function; MaGe:77308339) gives rise to the protein MMLRICARKDSDSPSPAASSAARVIRRPDERRSTERPNWLVLTDKFRWAEIDAGLLLIINAMDASSLPTAVLCVLRFRVHAEASYPAAPSARLHPLSEDTLKT
- a CDS encoding Flagellin protein flaG (MaGe:77308337), whose product is MITSVTGKADLLTTPARGGEPDHAAAKQPTAARTQSDTDNKPAAPIDRATLERAVAKVSEDIKAQDTNLKFEIDDSTDRVVVKVVEKDSGEVIRQFPPKEVLELAKFFNSSKGILLEEQA
- a CDS encoding Flagellin (MaGe:77308338), whose translation is MALIINNNPASISAQRNLSVSTNQLGRSVERLSSGLRITRAADDAAGLGLSESLRAQIRSINQAVRNSSDGISLTQIADGAASTIGNLLSRLRELSSQSASGTVGNTERSYIDQEFVALRSEIDRIAQVTEFNGQALTSGSTISFSIAIGFRSGAGNAQTLDLNDITTSSLGISSVNVSTSANATSALANIDNAISAIATARAEYGSIQNRFEATIANLQVTSENLTAAESRIRDADVAYETAQFTKNQILVQTGISVLAQANNLPQQALALLQR
- a CDS encoding hypothetical protein (Evidence 4 : Unknown function but conserved in other organisms; MaGe:77308340); translation: MHVMLDQDQWEVVDGRSLGEVLADISEKAHARARLITSLTVDQRIITDRDLDSVFLDEPAARFSHLQARSQTMDDVMRGAASTIQHFAGLLHKEAQEIVPQIRMGDERLTALDAWFGKLADYLELVESSPAKAPADRAMTPWTQALLEARAQRDFIRMADLLEYEIAPRLQP